Proteins encoded in a region of the Anguilla anguilla isolate fAngAng1 chromosome 10, fAngAng1.pri, whole genome shotgun sequence genome:
- the rasgef1ba gene encoding ras-GEF domain-containing family member 1B-A isoform X3: protein MAKFLAELLGCTLPEKGTSPMFEDKMPQTPPFPTVFGTSGYNRNLYQTAEESYSGLYYHENNLVSGSLEALIQHLVPNMDYYPDRTYIFTFLLSSRVFIHPHELMSKVCYLCVEHQRLSDPQADKMRIRKMAPKILQLLSEWTETFPYDFRDERMMRSLKELTQRLASGDELYRKAVQQMSQTLIRKLTALSQYEEALAKINATATDRLTVLKTKPQSIQRDILTICNDPFTLSQQLTHIELERLSYIGPEEFIQAFAQKDPLDNDKSCFSDHKKASNLEAYVAWFNRLSYLVATEICMPVKKKQRARVIEFFIDVARECFNIGNFNSLMAIISGMNMSPVSRLKKTWAKVKTAKFDILEHQMDPSSNFYNYRTALRGATQRSITAHSSREKIVIPFFSLLIKDIYFLNEGCANRLPNGQVNFEKFWEMAKQVSEFMTWKKVECPFERDRKILHYLLTAPVFSEDALYLASYESEGPENNMEKDRWKSLRSTLLSRV, encoded by the exons GACAAGATGCCTCAAACTCCGCCATTTCCCACTGTGTTTGGCACCAGCGGTTACAACAGGAATCTCTACCAGACGGCGGAGGAGAGCTACTCCGGCCTGTATTACCATGAGAACAACCTCGTGTCAGGGTCTCTGGAAGCTCTCATTCAGCACTTAGTCCCCAACATGGACTACTACCCTGAC AGGACGTACATCTTCACCTTCCTGCTCAGCTCCAGGGTGTTCATTCACCCTCACGAGCTGATGTCTAAGGtctgttacctgtgtgtggagcACCAGAGACTCAGCGACCCCCAAGCTGATAAG ATGAGGATCCGAAAGATGGCGCCGAAgatcctgcagctgctgtcGGAGTGGACGGAGACCTTCCCGTACGACTTCCGGGACGAGCGCATGATGCGCAGCCTGAAGGAGCTCACGCAGCGATTGGCCAGCGGGGATGAG CTTTACCGCAAGGCTGTCCAGCAGATGTCCCAGACCCTGATCCGTAAGCTGACCGCCCTGAGCCAATACGAGGAGGCGCTGGCCAAAATCAACGCCACGGCGACCGACAGGCTGACTGTCCTGAAGACCAAACCGCAGTCCATCCAGAGGGACATCCTGACCATCTGCAATGACCCCTTCACCCTCTCCCAGCAGCTCACCCACATCGAACTT gaaaGACTGAGCTACATTGGGCCTGAGGAGTTTATTCAAGCCTTTGCTCAGAAGGACCCACTGGACAATGATAAG AGTTGCTTCAGCGACCACAAGAAGGCCAGCAACCTGGAGGCGTACGTGGCTTGGTTCAACAGGCTCAGCTACCTGGTTGCCACGGAGATCTGCATG CCGGTTAAGAAGAAGCAGAGAGCGCGGGTCATCGAGTTCTTCATCGATGTGGCGCGGGAGTGCTTCAACATCGGCAACTTCAACTCCCTCATGGCCATTATCT CCGGGATGAACATGAGTCCGGTGTCCCGACTGAAGAAGACCTGGGCCAAGGTCAAAACGGCCAAATTCGACATCCTGGAG CACCAAATGGATCCTTCCAGCAATTTCTACAACTACAGGACAGCACTACGAGGGGCGACCCAGAGGTCCATAACGGCCCACAGCAGCAGAGAGAAG aTCGTCATACCGTTCTTCAGCTTGTTAATCAAGGACATCTACTTCCTCAACGAGGGATGTGCCAACCGGTTGCCGAATGGCCAGGTGAATTTTGAA aaatTCTGGGAGATGGCCAAGCAGGTGAGCGAGTTCATGACCTGGAAGAAGGTGGAGTGTCCCTTTGAGAGAGACCGCAAGATCCTTCACTACCTACTGACCGCGCCCGTGTTCAGTGAAGATG CCTTGTATCTGGCGTCCTACGAGAGCGAAGGTCCTGAGAACAACATGGAGAAGGACAGATGGAAGTCTCTGAG GTCTACTCTGCTAAGTAGAGTATGA
- the rasgef1ba gene encoding ras-GEF domain-containing family member 1B-A isoform X4, with protein MPQTPPFPTVFGTSGYNRNLYQTAEESYSGLYYHENNLVSGSLEALIQHLVPNMDYYPDRTYIFTFLLSSRVFIHPHELMSKVCYLCVEHQRLSDPQADKMRIRKMAPKILQLLSEWTETFPYDFRDERMMRSLKELTQRLASGDELYRKAVQQMSQTLIRKLTALSQYEEALAKINATATDRLTVLKTKPQSIQRDILTICNDPFTLSQQLTHIELERLSYIGPEEFIQAFAQKDPLDNDKSCFSDHKKASNLEAYVAWFNRLSYLVATEICMPVKKKQRARVIEFFIDVARECFNIGNFNSLMAIISGMNMSPVSRLKKTWAKVKTAKFDILEHQMDPSSNFYNYRTALRGATQRSITAHSSREKIVIPFFSLLIKDIYFLNEGCANRLPNGQVNFEKFWEMAKQVSEFMTWKKVECPFERDRKILHYLLTAPVFSEDALYLASYESEGPENNMEKDRWKSLRSTLLSRV; from the exons ATGCCTCAAACTCCGCCATTTCCCACTGTGTTTGGCACCAGCGGTTACAACAGGAATCTCTACCAGACGGCGGAGGAGAGCTACTCCGGCCTGTATTACCATGAGAACAACCTCGTGTCAGGGTCTCTGGAAGCTCTCATTCAGCACTTAGTCCCCAACATGGACTACTACCCTGAC AGGACGTACATCTTCACCTTCCTGCTCAGCTCCAGGGTGTTCATTCACCCTCACGAGCTGATGTCTAAGGtctgttacctgtgtgtggagcACCAGAGACTCAGCGACCCCCAAGCTGATAAG ATGAGGATCCGAAAGATGGCGCCGAAgatcctgcagctgctgtcGGAGTGGACGGAGACCTTCCCGTACGACTTCCGGGACGAGCGCATGATGCGCAGCCTGAAGGAGCTCACGCAGCGATTGGCCAGCGGGGATGAG CTTTACCGCAAGGCTGTCCAGCAGATGTCCCAGACCCTGATCCGTAAGCTGACCGCCCTGAGCCAATACGAGGAGGCGCTGGCCAAAATCAACGCCACGGCGACCGACAGGCTGACTGTCCTGAAGACCAAACCGCAGTCCATCCAGAGGGACATCCTGACCATCTGCAATGACCCCTTCACCCTCTCCCAGCAGCTCACCCACATCGAACTT gaaaGACTGAGCTACATTGGGCCTGAGGAGTTTATTCAAGCCTTTGCTCAGAAGGACCCACTGGACAATGATAAG AGTTGCTTCAGCGACCACAAGAAGGCCAGCAACCTGGAGGCGTACGTGGCTTGGTTCAACAGGCTCAGCTACCTGGTTGCCACGGAGATCTGCATG CCGGTTAAGAAGAAGCAGAGAGCGCGGGTCATCGAGTTCTTCATCGATGTGGCGCGGGAGTGCTTCAACATCGGCAACTTCAACTCCCTCATGGCCATTATCT CCGGGATGAACATGAGTCCGGTGTCCCGACTGAAGAAGACCTGGGCCAAGGTCAAAACGGCCAAATTCGACATCCTGGAG CACCAAATGGATCCTTCCAGCAATTTCTACAACTACAGGACAGCACTACGAGGGGCGACCCAGAGGTCCATAACGGCCCACAGCAGCAGAGAGAAG aTCGTCATACCGTTCTTCAGCTTGTTAATCAAGGACATCTACTTCCTCAACGAGGGATGTGCCAACCGGTTGCCGAATGGCCAGGTGAATTTTGAA aaatTCTGGGAGATGGCCAAGCAGGTGAGCGAGTTCATGACCTGGAAGAAGGTGGAGTGTCCCTTTGAGAGAGACCGCAAGATCCTTCACTACCTACTGACCGCGCCCGTGTTCAGTGAAGATG CCTTGTATCTGGCGTCCTACGAGAGCGAAGGTCCTGAGAACAACATGGAGAAGGACAGATGGAAGTCTCTGAG GTCTACTCTGCTAAGTAGAGTATGA
- the rasgef1ba gene encoding ras-GEF domain-containing family member 1B-A isoform X2, translated as MAKFLAELLGCTLPEKGTSPMFESRSQPHIGLRHATKQRDKMPQTPPFPTVFGTSGYNRNLYQTAEESYSGLYYHENNLVSGSLEALIQHLVPNMDYYPDRTYIFTFLLSSRVFIHPHELMSKVCYLCVEHQRLSDPQADKMRIRKMAPKILQLLSEWTETFPYDFRDERMMRSLKELTQRLASGDELYRKAVQQMSQTLIRKLTALSQYEEALAKINATATDRLTVLKTKPQSIQRDILTICNDPFTLSQQLTHIELERLSYIGPEEFIQAFAQKDPLDNDKSCFSDHKKASNLEAYVAWFNRLSYLVATEICMPVKKKQRARVIEFFIDVARECFNIGNFNSLMAIISGMNMSPVSRLKKTWAKVKTAKFDILEHQMDPSSNFYNYRTALRGATQRSITAHSSREKIVIPFFSLLIKDIYFLNEGCANRLPNGQVNFEKFWEMAKQVSEFMTWKKVECPFERDRKILHYLLTAPVFSEDALYLASYESEGPENNMEKDRWKSLRSTLLSRV; from the exons GACAAGATGCCTCAAACTCCGCCATTTCCCACTGTGTTTGGCACCAGCGGTTACAACAGGAATCTCTACCAGACGGCGGAGGAGAGCTACTCCGGCCTGTATTACCATGAGAACAACCTCGTGTCAGGGTCTCTGGAAGCTCTCATTCAGCACTTAGTCCCCAACATGGACTACTACCCTGAC AGGACGTACATCTTCACCTTCCTGCTCAGCTCCAGGGTGTTCATTCACCCTCACGAGCTGATGTCTAAGGtctgttacctgtgtgtggagcACCAGAGACTCAGCGACCCCCAAGCTGATAAG ATGAGGATCCGAAAGATGGCGCCGAAgatcctgcagctgctgtcGGAGTGGACGGAGACCTTCCCGTACGACTTCCGGGACGAGCGCATGATGCGCAGCCTGAAGGAGCTCACGCAGCGATTGGCCAGCGGGGATGAG CTTTACCGCAAGGCTGTCCAGCAGATGTCCCAGACCCTGATCCGTAAGCTGACCGCCCTGAGCCAATACGAGGAGGCGCTGGCCAAAATCAACGCCACGGCGACCGACAGGCTGACTGTCCTGAAGACCAAACCGCAGTCCATCCAGAGGGACATCCTGACCATCTGCAATGACCCCTTCACCCTCTCCCAGCAGCTCACCCACATCGAACTT gaaaGACTGAGCTACATTGGGCCTGAGGAGTTTATTCAAGCCTTTGCTCAGAAGGACCCACTGGACAATGATAAG AGTTGCTTCAGCGACCACAAGAAGGCCAGCAACCTGGAGGCGTACGTGGCTTGGTTCAACAGGCTCAGCTACCTGGTTGCCACGGAGATCTGCATG CCGGTTAAGAAGAAGCAGAGAGCGCGGGTCATCGAGTTCTTCATCGATGTGGCGCGGGAGTGCTTCAACATCGGCAACTTCAACTCCCTCATGGCCATTATCT CCGGGATGAACATGAGTCCGGTGTCCCGACTGAAGAAGACCTGGGCCAAGGTCAAAACGGCCAAATTCGACATCCTGGAG CACCAAATGGATCCTTCCAGCAATTTCTACAACTACAGGACAGCACTACGAGGGGCGACCCAGAGGTCCATAACGGCCCACAGCAGCAGAGAGAAG aTCGTCATACCGTTCTTCAGCTTGTTAATCAAGGACATCTACTTCCTCAACGAGGGATGTGCCAACCGGTTGCCGAATGGCCAGGTGAATTTTGAA aaatTCTGGGAGATGGCCAAGCAGGTGAGCGAGTTCATGACCTGGAAGAAGGTGGAGTGTCCCTTTGAGAGAGACCGCAAGATCCTTCACTACCTACTGACCGCGCCCGTGTTCAGTGAAGATG CCTTGTATCTGGCGTCCTACGAGAGCGAAGGTCCTGAGAACAACATGGAGAAGGACAGATGGAAGTCTCTGAG GTCTACTCTGCTAAGTAGAGTATGA
- the LOC118206431 gene encoding chromatin modification-related protein EAF1-like: MSSLGFSRSPHQCRLRVKTLKANYVRAKLLRSVDGGQPCTFRYYAEMDAVLGRTRSTEHGIHVISEVKSEDDREASTDEFEFSNPGFSQSLPVEGPAVFMEPHIASIPTTMSVEEDLSSKTPTPPLPPPPPPPHPLSPPAADPGRPQPLEPAIRYLADCFQRMLWEWRRLVEQLEGQRHEQARWQQELLGRWLEQQDRRQQEAAEREARRERARMDHELRVLQLLTGLQRPPPCQCAQRTSAPQHRLPPHDRGTQERTDQGAE, encoded by the exons ATGAGCTCCCTGGGTTTCTCGCGCAGCCCTCACCAGTGTCGGCTGCGCGTGAAGACGCTGAAAGCCAACTATGTGCGAGCCAAGCTCCTGAGGAGCGTGGACGGAGGGCAGCCGTGCACGTTCAGGTATTACGCGGAGATGGACGCGGTTCTGGGAAGAACGCGGTCCACTGAGCACGGTATCCACGTAATCTCCGAAGTTAAATCGGAGGACGACCGCGAGGCATCCACGGACGAGTTCGAGTTTAGCAACCCCGGCTTCTCACAGTCCCTGCCCGTTGAAGGCCCTGCTGTTTTTATGGAACCACATATTGCTTCAATACCTACAA CCATGTCCGTGGAAGAGGACCTGAGCTCCAAAACTCCAACACCACCCCTtccaccaccaccgccgccaccgCACCCCCTGTCCCCACCCGCGGCAGACCCCGGCAGGCCCCAGCCCCTGGAACCGGCGATCCGGTACCTGGCCGACTGCTTCCAGCGGATGCTGTGGGAGTGGCGGCGGCTGGTGGAGCAGCTGGAGGGCCAGCGGCACGAGCAGGCGCGCTGGCAGCAGGAGCTCCTGGGCAGGTGGCTGGAGCAGCAGGACCGGCGGCAGCAGGAGGCCGCCGAGCGGGAGGCCCGGCGGGAGAGGGCGCGCATGGACCACGAGCTCCGTGTCCTGCAGCTGCTCACCGGCCTGCAGCGCCCCCCGCCCTGCCAGTGCGCCCAGCGCACATCCGCCCCCCAGCACAGACTGCCCCCCCACGACCGCGGCACGCAGGAGAGGACAGACCAGGGGGCAGAGTGA